AAAAATGCTGAAATGAGGCACTTTTGCTGCAAAAGTGAAAGTTCTCATCTAGGTATTgctaaagaattaaaagaacagCATGGCTTGCTTCTCAGCAAACACAGGGGTTTGGAAAAGGTGCTGGTGGGTTTAGGCGACACTGAGGTGGAAGAAAATACTCTCCTCTCGTTGTCCCTCCCCACCGCGGATAGCAATGATACCAAATTCGGGTCATTTTCACCACCTTTGGTTTTAAAATACCTTTCCTCCGCCGTTAAGAAAAGAAGAAGCTGACAAACCACTTTTACACACATCACGAATTCCGACCAGCCCGTTCAAGCACCGCCCGAGGCGCCCACGCCGGACCCGCAAGGGCTGCCGGGCTACGGGCTGTCGGAAGCCCGGAGCCGTACCCACCCAGCAGCGCAGGGCCGGAGCTCAGCACGCACTCCTGCCCCAGGCCCCGCAGCAGCTGACAACTGGCCATCGCCGCTCCGCAGCGGTCGGCCGCGGACAAGGACTCCTGTAACTGAAGCAGAGTACCCCTCACGCCAGACCCGGCGTCCGCCATGACGCCCAGCAACACCCACGCGTGCGCACACGACACCCGGGCCTTAAGTGCCTAGTGGAACGGGGCGGGGGCGGAACTTCCGGTGCGTGAGCACAACTGTCCGGGCCCGGAAGTGCCCCTGAGGCAGGGGGCGGGGTCCTGCGAGGGGCGGGGCCTTAGCGGGCTGAAGGGAGCGGGGTCCTCGGCGAGTGAGCACATCCGGCCCGGGCGCAGAAGTGCTCCGGGGGCGAGCGCGGGCGCGAGCGCTGGAACCTTGTCGAAGACCATCGCGGAGGGAGCCCTCCCTGCAGGATCAACGGCTTAGACGTGCATTAAGATAGAGGCAGGCTTATGAATGTGTGGCCCACAGTACACTTAGCACAATACGTCAAAACTCGGGGAGAATCAGGAATCCAACCGCTCGACCTCCGGAAATAGATGCGGAGGACAGGTGGCGAATTGGAGTTGACTTGAGTGCCCGAGGCAGAAAGAAACAGGCTACGGCTCGGGTCGGGAGCCACAGCTAGCACTTGATAAggagggccgggggcggggggggtgtcGTTTGGATTCCCAAGGAACACAGGAGCGGCTCCTCCTTAGGCACGCCCTGTAGAGGCCGGCCCCCGAACGCTGTCCGGCGGCCTCCGCAGATTTCCCGCGAAATCGCATTCCGGCTTTGGACAAGACCACCGGAGCGGGGGAGCCCCGAGCGAGTTGTGCGTCGGTGTCCCGCGAGGCGCGGGGCGGCCGTCAGGTCCCCCCTGCCGCTGCACAGTGGTGCCTCCCGGAAGCGGGGCTGCGCGAGGGCGCTGCTGCGATTGGTGGGCCGCCGCTGGGGGCGGAAACAACGGTGCCGCCGGCGGGAAACCTGGCCCCTGCTGAAGCGGAGCGGGAGCGCGACCCTTAGGTGGGGCTGGGTCCGGCCGGCTCGGGAGGCGGGGGTCTGCCGGGGTCGGCGGTGCTGGGGGGAGGGCCGAGGGGTGGGGGGCCGGAGCGAGGGGAGACGGGCGGGGGTCTTCAGGGAGCGCCCCCGCGAGCCCGCGTCTCTGTCGCGCAGCCCGCCATGTCGTCCCCGGCGTCCACTCCGAGCCGCCGCGGCTCCCGGCGGGCCGCCCCCGCTCAGCCACGTGAGTGTCCGCGTACGGCCGTGCCCCGCGGGGTCCTCGGGGAGGCAGGGCGGGCGGTGCCGTGTCAGCCCCGTTCGGCCCCAGTGCCGCCCGCGCCGACGCCGCTGTGCCCGTTCCCCCACAGGTCAGGACCCGCTGTCGTCGGGAGAGCCTCGGCCGCTGCCCGCGTCGCCCGGCGCAGAGCCCCGCAGCCCACCACGCGCGCCGCCCGCAGGTGCGCTGCCCGCTCGGGCATGGGGGGCCCGCAGGGCCGGGGGGGCCGGGCGGGGGGAGCGGACGTCCCGCAGGGGTCCTCGCCGTGCTCACCCCCGTGGACGCGGTCCCCAGCCGCCCCCTTGGACCTGGACGTGAGCTCGCCGCTGACCTACGGCACCCCCAGCTCACGGGTGGAGGGCACCCCGAGAAGCGGCGTGCGCGGCACGCCTGTGCGGCAGAGGCCCGACCTGGGCTCGGCGCGGAAAGGGCTGCAGGTGGACCTGCACTCGGACGGGGTGAGTGCGGGGCCGCTCGGGGCGCGGTGGGCCGCGCGAGGTGGGTCGTCCCCCGCAAACCTGCTCCCGTCGCCTTTCCTGTGCAGCCGGCCGCAGAGGATATAGTGGCGAGCGAGCAGTCTTTGGGCCAAAAACTCGTGATTTGGGGAACAGATGTAAATGTGGCAACGTGCAAAGAAAACTTTCAGGTGAGGTTCCATTCCTCGGGGCTCCGGAGATGAGGGGGAAAGTACTTGTCACCTCCATCCACGTGACCCCGGTATTTAGGAGCAGATCTTCACGTGGCTCAGAATTGGTGgtgtctttttcagtttttaggaaaaagaaaaacacctacGTTTGTCTCCAAATTCTGACACCGTTCCTAGTtcctagtttcctttttttgaagtatagttgacttatagtAATGCGGTAGTTTcgtgtgtacagcaaagtgacgtacagcaaagtgattcggttatacttctctttctgattatgtcccattataggttattataagattttGAATGTAATTCTTCGGGCTGTACAGTAAATTCCTGTTGCTTTTTTACTTTACAGCtggtagtttgtgtctgttaatcccatacttctaattgatccctccttccctccctccctcccccctccccctgctctttggtaaccataagtttgtttcctgtgtctgtgagtctgtattGTATATGGATTCATTTGTGTTACTTTTTAGATTCAACGTGAAAATGATATATAGTATTTGCCTTCATCTGACCTAtgtcactaagtataatattgtCTAGGTGCACCCATGTTACTGCAGATGgcaaatttcattctcttttatggctgagtaatattccattatgtgtatacatatacaaatcTGTATATATCACACGTTCTTAAGCTAATTGTCTATAAATGGGCACTTGGGCTGTTTCCAGGTCTTAGCTAACTTGAAAAGATGAGTGGCCCCCAGCATTCATAACTTTTATTTTGAGTAGTTGCTGGTTCCTAACTGCATTAAGCTTACTGTTTCTCTCCCCACGCTAAGAGATTTCTTCAGCGTTTCATCGATCCTCTGGCTAGAGAAGAAGAAAGCATTGGCATAGACGTGACTGAGCCTCTGTACATGCAGCGACTTGGGGAGGTAATGAAATACACTAACCTGAATATTCAAACTAGGGGTTGAAATGGTTAGCAGGATATAATTTGTTTGTTCTGCCCTGTAGATTAACGTTATTGGAGAGCCGTTTTTAAACGTAAACTGTGAACATATAAGATCATTCGacacaaatctatacagacaGCTCATCTGCTACCCACAGGTAACAATTTGCCGTTGAACTTGGGGGTCTGCAGTAAACATCTAGAAGATCTGCAGGGTTTCTGGACAGTAGAGTTTCCTTAGTAACAGAGAATATGCCTCCAAAGCAccttttggggggcgggggttgccgcatggcatgtgggatcttagttccccaaccaaggatcgaacccatgccctctgcagtggaagcgaggagccctggccactggaccgccagggaagtccccccaaaccTCTTAAAACCATGTTCTGTCTTCTTTAAGATGAACACCTTTCCACACGTTAACATTAGAAATCGGGGTGTGTGTTACTGTTGACGGCATGTCATCGTTTGGTTGGCAGCGTTTTTTAGTACATAAAACTGGTGACTCACAATTGACAGCTTGTTGGGTTTGATGACTTAAAACAtattaaacaaaaacacacacacctgcctTCTCTAACAGGTTGTGTTAACCATACTGCAGTTTTCTCTGGGCTTAAGCTCAGGCTTTATCAACAAAGCATCAGCTACGTTGATTCTAGCTTTAGGCTTTGGAGGCAGGCAGACTTGGTTTTAAATCTTGATTTTGCTGCTTaatagctgtgtaaccttggtcCAGTTCCTCAGCTTCCCAGAggctgtttccttatctgcaaaatggggaacaGGTGTTAACAAGTTGGAATAATTATGATTTAACCCATTTTGATATCATTCTGTTATGGAagaaaaataagacctgaaagtATGAGCTTCTGTTGCCAATTAAAAGCCTACAGTCATGCCAGCACATCCTGAAGGCACGATTATATgtcttatctcattttttttaattaatttatttatttttggctgcattgggtcttcattgctacgtgcgggctttctctagttgaggagagcgggagctactcttggttgcggtacgcaggcttctcactgcggtggctcctcttgctgtggagcacgggctctaggggcgcgggcttcagtagttgtggctcgtgggctctagagcgcaggctcagtagttgtggtgcacgggcttagttgctccgcggcacatgggatcttcctggaccagggctcgaacccatgtcccctgcattggcaggggcattcttaagcactgcgccaccagggaagtccatgtctCATCTCATTTAACTCTAGTGAGAAGATGCAGAGGTGAGAGATTTCAGTGTGCCCAAGGGTTTACAAATAGCATGTGTGATTTTATAGGGTAATGCTTTTGGATTATGccatattctttttgtttttatgccTTGCTAACATGAATTGCTTTATTAGATTTAACCCtaagataaaaatacaaacacagcttGGCACCGTTATACttgtttttaaaggaagttaTCCCAACTTTCGACATGGCTGTCAATGAGATCTTCTTTGACCGCTATCCTGACTCAATCTTAGAACATCAGATTCAAGTAAGACCGTTCAACGCATTGAAGACTAAGAATATGAGGAACCTGAATCCAGAaggtaatatttttttccaatttaatgAGATGTAGTTGACATATAGAAGATAACGTTTGTAATAGCAAGAGAGCACATTCCGTGAAAGTCACTTCATCAAGGAACTTTAAAGAAGTTGGTGACAGCGACGGTGGCGGACTGTGGGTTGACAGGAGCCAGTTGCAGGCTCAGTTACCCCATATGCTTCTGAACCCACCATACCTTTTTAACTaaactgaaattatataaaaGATGCTGTAACTCTTGATACTTTTCTATCTTAAGATGAACTGATCCAGTTATGATAGTTTTACAGTTATTTTACTAAGAAGGCAGTCCCTCAGAATCAAAGTAGAAGACAAGTATAAAATGTGATCCGTGCCCTGAAGCATAAGGAGGAAATCTAGtctggaaaggaagagaagaggcagaagaacagagcaGGAGTGTCTCAGCCCAGGGAGAGACGGAGCATGCTGGGCCCCAGTGGGAGGACTTTGTGGTGAAAGATTTGGAAAGCAGACTTGAAACATCCTATTATGTTATTTATTGGGGGAAATGCTGTCAGGGGCCCCGGTTACTACTGGGACAGGTAAGTCTCTGAACCCTCCACGTATAGTGGGCGTGACTATGGAGAAGATTATCACGAGTGCGTGGGCTGTGACAGCCACTTCACAGGTCCGGTCGTCCCCAGGCAGCCTCGGGTCGGCCTAGCTCGGCAAGGGTCAGTAGACTTAAGGGGTTGAGAGGGAGCACACTGGTCACAGGAGGGACATCCCAGGCCAGAGCTGAGGGTACCCAGCGAGATGTTCGTGCTCTGGCCGTAGCGTCTCCCTGTGACCCCCGCCATCCCAGCACCTCCATTCCTCCAGTGAGGTTCTCCCAGGCTGGACAGCAGAGCCAGACCCGCCCCAGCTGGCCTCCAGCTTGGGGAGGCCCACGCCCAGCCAGGACGAGCTGCCCTCTCCCCGCCTTGCAGACATCGACCAGCTCATCGCCATCAGCGGCATGGTGATCAGGACGTCCCAGCTGattccagagatgcaggaggCCTTCTTCCAGTGCCAGGTGTGCGCCCAAACGGCCCGGGTGGAGATAGACCGCGGTCGCATCGCCGAGCCCTGCGTGTGCGAGCGCTGCCACACCAGCCACAGCATGGCGCTCATCCACAACCGCTCCGTCTTCTCCGACAAGCAAATGGTGCGTGGCCCCTGCCCCCCTCCACGTGCCCCATCCTCATTCTGCCCCAGCCAGGTCCTCAAAAGCCAGGTGTAACTTGTCCACTCATGCAGCCCTGAAACCATGCTTCCTGGTGGGTTGAGCAGCTTCATTCCTCCTCGGAGAGCAGGTGTGTTAGAGGGCGAAGCTGGGCACTCGGTGTGCCTGAGGCCCCAGCCTTGGGCCAGCAGCACTGCTGTACCGCCCATGGGCACCCGTGCGCTGTGTTCCACGCTTGTCATAGGGGAGGAGTGCATTCTCCAACTGAATATCTTAAGTTCAGTGTCATTCGTGATTTATTAAGTCAAATTTAACACGAGATGCTTCTACGGGAAATACTTAAGATTGTAGAATGTAAGAGTGTATACATTAAGAACAGTAAACGCCGTTTGATTAAATTCTGACACTTGGCAGTTCTACCACGGGTAAAGAATGGGCTGAGAAGTTTTGCCAAAGTTTTTCTCACAAACTATTGCCTAGGGAGTTCGACCTTGTAGCTCTTTattcatgaaaaattttaagatgcAGATTAAAATGCCAGAGAAAGGCAGAAAACCATTTATTTACTGCGATTGTAATGGTATAAAGTATGCATAAGGAGTGAAgaattttttgatttgttttagtGTTTAAGCAATCTTAACTTTAAGTGGAGAGAATGAGTTCAAAGTATAGGACAAGAGATAGTTTCCCTTATTGGGAGTCACTAGGAGAACACTGACGCGTGTGAAAAGCGTCCACTTCCTTGCTGATGGAAGGGTCATCGAGGTGAGAAGCTTTCTCCGCATGTGGGCACCAGTTCCTGGGCCTGGGTGCTCCGAGGCTCTGCCGGCAGACTCGCTGCCGTCCTCCGGCTCCTCCAGGCCGCCTCGGGGCCCTTGCACTTGCTGTCCTGTCGCTGAGAGCACGTGGCCCCTCCCTGACAGCCTCCCCTCTGCCCGGTGGTCACCTGGTTTGAGAACGGCCTTCCCTGCCCTTGACGGTGGGAAGCGCAGCCTCCACCCCGGCCCCTTGCTCCCTCCTGTCTTCTGCCACCACGCCTGGCACTGCCAGGACTGTGTGTGTCCCTCCGCTCTGGGGCAGAGTCCCCAGCACCCGGGACGGAGTGCTGTGGGTGAGTCGATGTCACCAGGAGGACAGGCAAGAGTTTGGGAGGCACGGTGACCTGAAGCACGGGGGGTGCTTCTCCACCCAGAAGCGCACTGGGGGCAGCGTCCAGAAGGAACTAGAAACGCAAGCCGACGCGGATGCAGACGTGCCCGCCACAGCCTTAATACGGGGAAAAACAGCCCTGGCATCCCCGCCCCCACACGGGGCAGCCTCTAAACGAACAACCGCCTCAGAATGCACGCCCTGGGTTTCCAGAGGTGGAAACAGAGCGAGGTCCCAGGGGCAGCAGAGGCGCTGCTGTCGGAGTGGCAGGGTGGGCAGAGCTCTGGGCCTATCCTGAGGCATCTGCCCCCCACCCTCTCAGATCAAGCTCCAGGAGTCCCCTGAAGACATGCCCGCGGGGCAGACGCCGCACACGGTCGTCCTCGCCGCTCACAATGACCTCGTGGACAAGGTCCAGCCTGGGGACAGAGTGCACGTCACAGGTGAGGGGCTCCAGAGTCAGCCCTGTGACCTGGTCGGGGATGCCTGGCCTGGGGCTGCTGTTCCCAGCGCCTGCCTTTGACCTCCGACATGGCCCCTGCCCAGACGGTAGGCTGTCTCCCTGTTATTGTCTGAAATAACTTGTGAGCGACCTTCAGTATTTGAGCTCTTcaggtttcctttctttctaggtTTTTGGTACGGGATTTAGGTACTTTCTTTCAGGTAGTTATTGGTAATTCCTTACATTCGgtttaagagaaatgaaacttcTGTTTCAAACTGCGATGCATCGAACACAGAGGTGAGCAGGTGGCGTGTGGAGGCAGTGGTCCCGGGTCAACCTCACTGGCTCTGCTCGGAGCCCCCCGGAGCCCTGCCTCCCCTGTGCTCCAGGCCGAGGTCGGGCAGGTGAGAGTGTGTCCTTTGTGCCCTCAGGCATCTACCGAGCGGTCCCCATTCGCGTCAATCCCAGAGTGAGCAACGTGAAGTCTGTCTACAAAACCCACATCGACGTCATTCACTATCGGAAAACCGACTCGAAGCGTCTGCACGGCCTCGACGAAGAAGCAGAGCAGAAACTTTTTTCAGAGAAGCGTGTGGAATTGCTTAAGGAGCTTTCCAGAAAACCAGACATTTATGAGAGACTCGCTTCCGCCTTGGCTCCGAGCATTTATGAGcatgaagatataaagaaggtaACAGACTGATGGGCTTCTCACTTGTGGCTGGGCTTGAGAGCTCTCGGGTCAGACAGTGTGGACACCCCGGAAAGGATGAGCCTCGGCCCGTTGGGCCAAGCAGGGCCCGCCGCCTGCCTTGGCTGTTGGTGCTGAGAATGGTCGGCATCCTCGTGTCGTTTCCAGGCACAGAAGCCGCCATGGGGTGGGTGGGGTCCGGGCCCCTATGGCATCCGTGCCCCAGAGCTGACTCGCAGCCGCTCCCGTCCTCTGATCTCTTCATTGTCGCCCTTTGTCCATCTGAGCACTGagatctgtctgtctgtccgcCCGTCCAGGGAATCCTGCTTCAGCTCTTTGGCGGGACAAGAAAGGATTTCAGTCACACAGGAAGGGGCAAGTTCCGCGCCGAGATCAACATCCTGCTTTGCGGGGACCCAGGGACCAGCAAGTCCCAGCTGCTGCAGTACGTGTACAACCTGGTCCCCCGGGGCCAGTACACGTCCGGGAAGGGCTCAAGCGCCGTGGGCCTCACCGCCTACGTCATGAAGGACCCTGAGACACGGCAGCTCGTGCTGCAGACCGGCGCCCTGGTGCTGAGTGACAACGGCATCTGCTGCATCGATGAGTTCGACAAGATGAACGAGAGCACACGCTCTGTCCTGCACGAGGTCATGGAGCAGCAGACGCTCTCCATCGCCAAGGTCAGTCGCCCGTTCTGTCCCGGCGTGGACACAGTTGGGGTGTCGGGGGGCTTGAACCTCAGCATCTGTGGAACCTGCAGCTTGGGAAACTGGCCAACACTTCTCCTGTTAGGTCCCAGCTCCGTCTCAGTATTTTCCACAGAatcctctttcctcctttgtgcTGTCCTAACTCTCTCATGTGTGGTACTCGTAGAACTTGAGTTTGTCCTAATGCAAGGGGTTTGGTTACTGAAAAAGACGCAGTCGCAGCAAACGTTCATCTACAGCTCGGTCCTTGGCTTGACTCAGCGCTCAGGGCTGTCCCCAGGGGGACGCCTGTGCAGAAGTCACCTGTGCTGGGTGACGTGGCTCGTGGTGACGGCGGATCCCTGGCAGAGGGCACACGGGCGGAGGTGGCTCACAGTTCCTGCTGGCCTCGGGGCGAGGTTTCTAACCACACTGTCCCTCCACCAGGCTGGGATTATTTGTCAGCTTAACGCCCGCACCTCCATCCTGGCAGCCGCAAACCCTATCGAGTCTCAGTGGAATCCGAAAAAAACCACCATTGAGAACATCCAGCTGCCCCACACGCTGTTGTCAAGGTACGAAAACACGTTTTCATAGAATAGATGGTCTCACTTTGCTCATCTGTGGAACGTTCAGGGTGAGCTTGAGAAGGAAATACAAGGCAGAGCCCAGCTGATGTCGTAAACTCTTCAGGCCAACACAAAGCCTGCACATCTGCTTGGTCACGGGTTTTCCAGGCAAGGACGGTGTGTTTTTCTGCTCACCTTGATGCGTACTTGTTTTTTGGAGCAATTAGGGCCTTTCACCTTCATCCTTTCAGAAACCCACCTCTCGCTGCTCTCGGTCTTAAAGCTGCTGTAGAGAATCAACAAAGTGCAGAGAGCGGTTTTACACAGTAGATAagggtctgaaaattaaacttgTGGAAGGGGAGTCACGTAGTCCATACTTTTTCCTCAAAGATAGATATGTTTAGACTTTGATTACTTGACTGTTCTAACAGATAGTTCCTTCTCCCCAAAAGAGTTGAATGTATTTTCATTCGTATCTTCCGGTCTTCAGAATTACAGCAGCGTTTCCCTTGGGAGCATCTTGCTTCTGGCTCAGCTTTCA
This sequence is a window from Orcinus orca chromosome 17, mOrcOrc1.1, whole genome shotgun sequence. Protein-coding genes within it:
- the MCM4 gene encoding DNA replication licensing factor MCM4 yields the protein MSSPASTPSRRGSRRAAPAQPRQDPLSSGEPRPLPASPGAEPRSPPRAPPAAAPLDLDVSSPLTYGTPSSRVEGTPRSGVRGTPVRQRPDLGSARKGLQVDLHSDGPAAEDIVASEQSLGQKLVIWGTDVNVATCKENFQRFLQRFIDPLAREEESIGIDVTEPLYMQRLGEINVIGEPFLNVNCEHIRSFDTNLYRQLICYPQEVIPTFDMAVNEIFFDRYPDSILEHQIQVRPFNALKTKNMRNLNPEDIDQLIAISGMVIRTSQLIPEMQEAFFQCQVCAQTARVEIDRGRIAEPCVCERCHTSHSMALIHNRSVFSDKQMIKLQESPEDMPAGQTPHTVVLAAHNDLVDKVQPGDRVHVTGIYRAVPIRVNPRVSNVKSVYKTHIDVIHYRKTDSKRLHGLDEEAEQKLFSEKRVELLKELSRKPDIYERLASALAPSIYEHEDIKKGILLQLFGGTRKDFSHTGRGKFRAEINILLCGDPGTSKSQLLQYVYNLVPRGQYTSGKGSSAVGLTAYVMKDPETRQLVLQTGALVLSDNGICCIDEFDKMNESTRSVLHEVMEQQTLSIAKAGIICQLNARTSILAAANPIESQWNPKKTTIENIQLPHTLLSRFDLIFLMLDPQDEAYDRRLAHHLVSLYFRSEEQAQEEVMDMAVLRDYIAYARSAVLPRLSQDASQALIEAYVDMRKVGSSRGMVSAYPRQLESLTRLAEAHAKVRFSSKVEAIDVEEAKRLHREALKQSATDPRTGIVDISILTTGMSATSRKRKEELAEALKKLILSKGRTPALKYQQLFEDIRGQSDIAITKDMFEEALRALADDDFLTVTGKTVRLL